In Planctomycetota bacterium, the following are encoded in one genomic region:
- a CDS encoding DUF1501 domain-containing protein: MLTIQSSVRSHRFCDHRSRRDFLRIGGLGLAGLTLPQLLRAESERGARSHKAVIMVYLPGGPPHQDMYDLKPDAPAEIRGEFDPINTNVPGIQICELLPRLAGMMDKFVPIRSIVGSIGDHASFQCLSGRSDRKQPPGGWPEFGSAVAKVQGATSESVPPFVGLSPRMQHKPYNSGKPGFLGPALAPFQPNGDGKEDLVLQGVTLERLADRQQLHRALDQLNANLDGSGMMGSLDAFHQQAVGMLKSNRLAHALDISKESPETLARYGKSTAKHQGDGAPRLTEQFLIARRLVEAGVRCVTLSFSFWDFHGQNFRGSRENMPVFDQAITALVEDLYARGLDKDVTVCAWGEFGRTPKINNNAGRDHWPNVSCALLAGGGLRTGQVIGSTDRIASEAKDRPVHFQEVLATLYNRLGIDGNQVTLNDLAGRPQYLVDHYQPLRELI, from the coding sequence ATGCTCACGATTCAATCGTCGGTTCGTTCTCACCGGTTTTGCGATCATCGCTCGCGGCGCGACTTTCTGCGCATTGGCGGGCTGGGGCTGGCCGGGCTGACGTTGCCGCAACTGTTGCGGGCCGAGAGCGAGCGCGGCGCGCGGTCGCACAAAGCGGTAATCATGGTCTACTTGCCGGGCGGGCCGCCGCACCAGGACATGTACGACCTGAAGCCCGATGCGCCGGCCGAGATTCGCGGCGAGTTCGACCCGATCAACACCAACGTGCCGGGCATTCAGATTTGCGAACTGCTGCCGCGCCTGGCCGGCATGATGGACAAGTTCGTCCCCATTCGCTCGATCGTCGGCTCGATCGGCGATCACGCTTCGTTCCAATGCTTGTCCGGGCGGAGCGATCGCAAGCAGCCTCCCGGCGGCTGGCCCGAGTTCGGCTCGGCCGTGGCCAAGGTGCAAGGGGCGACCAGCGAATCGGTGCCGCCGTTCGTCGGGCTGTCGCCGCGGATGCAGCACAAGCCGTACAACTCGGGCAAGCCGGGCTTCCTCGGCCCGGCGCTCGCGCCGTTCCAGCCCAACGGGGACGGCAAAGAGGACCTGGTGCTGCAAGGAGTCACGCTCGAACGACTGGCCGATCGGCAACAGTTGCACCGCGCGCTCGATCAATTGAACGCCAACCTCGACGGCAGCGGCATGATGGGGAGCCTCGACGCTTTTCATCAGCAAGCGGTCGGCATGCTCAAGTCGAATCGCCTGGCCCACGCGCTCGACATCAGCAAGGAGTCGCCCGAGACCCTGGCGCGCTACGGCAAGAGCACGGCCAAGCACCAAGGGGACGGCGCGCCGCGGCTGACCGAGCAGTTCCTGATTGCCCGTCGGCTGGTCGAAGCCGGCGTCCGCTGTGTGACGCTCAGCTTCAGCTTCTGGGACTTTCACGGGCAGAACTTCCGCGGCTCGCGCGAGAACATGCCGGTCTTTGACCAGGCGATCACGGCGCTGGTCGAAGACTTGTACGCCCGGGGCTTGGATAAGGACGTGACGGTCTGTGCCTGGGGCGAGTTCGGTCGCACGCCCAAGATCAACAACAACGCCGGCCGCGATCACTGGCCCAACGTCTCGTGCGCGCTGCTGGCCGGCGGCGGCCTGCGCACCGGCCAGGTGATCGGCTCGACCGATCGGATCGCGTCCGAAGCCAAGGACCGCCCGGTCCACTTCCAGGAAGTGCTGGCCACGCTCTACAACCGGCTGGGCATCGACGGCAACCAGGTCACGCTCAACGACCTGGCCGGCCGTCCGCAATACCTGGTCGATCACTACCAGCCGCTGCGCGAGTTGATCTAA
- a CDS encoding peptidase C45, with the protein MSTPARYPELTIAGAPRQMGRQLGEAAGETIRTFFDKALEQLDKRMRLSRERAMNAAARAIPLAEAYSPDSVEELRGMAEASGLSLEALMLLQIRNQFRPLSDEGCTSFALQGHGPRHGGGIVAQNWDNDPGLDRFTIVLTRRPADKPALLNLTQAGLIAYIGFNAAGIGVCLNSLPAPMGELGVPHYFTVRGIYGSDSLSKAVERVRQADRVIPANLMLITPQGPADLEVTIDAVHVLQNAATQGLAHANHCLHPDLLATNDQFPELIQSHARQRRINRLINFEQSRDLTVDDAKRALADHDGHPRSICRHANDDPETGDWQTVFSVVMEPSAGRMHVTRGTPCDHPYEVYQLG; encoded by the coding sequence ATGTCCACGCCCGCCCGCTACCCCGAGCTGACCATCGCCGGCGCGCCGCGGCAGATGGGTCGCCAACTGGGCGAAGCGGCGGGCGAAACGATCCGCACGTTCTTCGACAAAGCGCTCGAACAGCTCGACAAGCGAATGCGCTTGTCACGCGAGCGGGCTATGAACGCGGCGGCCCGGGCGATCCCGCTGGCCGAGGCCTACAGTCCCGACTCGGTCGAGGAACTGCGCGGCATGGCCGAAGCGTCGGGCTTGTCGCTCGAGGCGTTGATGCTGCTGCAGATTCGCAACCAGTTCCGACCCCTGTCGGACGAAGGCTGCACGTCGTTCGCATTGCAGGGGCACGGTCCTCGGCACGGCGGCGGGATCGTGGCCCAGAACTGGGACAACGACCCAGGGCTCGATCGCTTTACGATCGTCCTCACGCGCCGCCCGGCCGACAAGCCGGCCTTGCTCAATCTGACCCAGGCGGGCTTGATCGCTTACATCGGTTTCAACGCGGCGGGGATCGGCGTCTGTCTCAACTCGCTGCCCGCGCCGATGGGCGAACTGGGCGTGCCCCACTACTTCACGGTCCGTGGCATCTACGGGTCTGACTCGTTGTCGAAGGCGGTCGAGCGCGTGCGGCAGGCCGACCGGGTGATTCCGGCGAACCTGATGTTGATCACGCCGCAGGGGCCGGCCGACCTGGAAGTGACGATCGACGCGGTCCACGTGTTGCAGAACGCCGCGACGCAAGGGCTGGCCCACGCGAACCATTGCCTGCATCCCGACCTGCTGGCGACCAACGACCAGTTTCCCGAGCTCATCCAGTCTCACGCGCGGCAGCGGCGGATCAACCGATTGATCAACTTTGAACAGTCGCGCGACCTGACGGTCGACGATGCGAAGCGAGCGCTCGCGGATCACGACGGCCACCCGCGTTCGATCTGCCGGCACGCGAACGACGATCCCGAGACCGGCGATTGGCAGACCGTCTTCTCGGTCGTCATGGAGCCGAGCGCGGGTCGGATGCACGTCACCCGCGGCACCCCGTGCGACCATCCGTACGAGGTTTACCAGTTGGGATGA
- a CDS encoding SAM-dependent DNA methyltransferase encodes MIPRMSSRQRIIDHGEVFTPPALVNDMLDLVAHECERIDSRFLEPACGNGNFLAEVLRRKLLTVDKKHARHPEKWERDAILSVCSLYGIDLLPDNIAACRERLLAVVADAYGASHRATLPEAVRRALAFILAKNIVQGDALTFRTSADTPIVLSEWSPLNGTLLKRRDFSYEHLLEDSRVASLPLFSDRGEDVFIPTSVGEFPACHYLKVADAEGPA; translated from the coding sequence ATGATTCCACGGATGAGCTCACGTCAACGCATCATCGACCACGGCGAGGTCTTTACCCCGCCGGCGCTCGTCAACGATATGCTCGACCTGGTCGCCCACGAGTGCGAGCGGATCGACAGCCGCTTTCTCGAACCCGCCTGCGGCAACGGCAACTTTTTGGCCGAAGTGCTGCGGCGCAAGCTGCTGACCGTCGACAAAAAACACGCCCGCCATCCCGAGAAGTGGGAGCGCGACGCGATCCTGTCGGTGTGCAGCCTGTACGGCATCGACCTGTTGCCCGACAACATCGCCGCCTGTCGCGAGCGTTTGCTCGCCGTGGTGGCCGACGCCTACGGCGCCTCGCACCGGGCGACCTTACCCGAGGCCGTCCGTCGCGCCCTGGCGTTCATTCTGGCCAAGAATATCGTCCAGGGAGACGCGCTGACGTTTCGCACCTCGGCCGACACGCCAATCGTGCTCAGCGAGTGGTCCCCCTTGAACGGAACCTTGCTGAAGCGTCGCGACTTTAGTTACGAGCATTTGCTCGAGGACAGTCGCGTGGCCAGCTTGCCGCTGTTTAGCGACCGAGGGGAAGACGTTTTCATTCCCACGAGCGTGGGCGAGTTCCCGGCTTGCCATTATCTGAAAGTCGCCGACGCCGAGGGGCCGGCATGA
- a CDS encoding GNAT family N-acetyltransferase, with protein MDAEAALAVRDVAFGELGLTRLIALADAPNAASIRGAEKLGMRYEKDATLLGYTRPDRVYSLTRQA; from the coding sequence CTGGACGCTGAAGCGGCGCTGGCGGTGCGCGACGTGGCCTTTGGTGAGCTTGGGCTCACTCGACTGATCGCCCTGGCCGATGCGCCAAACGCGGCTTCGATCCGCGGGGCGGAAAAGCTCGGCATGCGCTACGAAAAAGACGCCACGCTGCTCGGCTACACGCGCCCCGACCGCGTTTACTCGCTGACGCGACAGGCGTAG
- a CDS encoding DUF1624 domain-containing protein, with the protein MAEQVAPNEESTPSGQATPRLESVDALRGFDMLWIIGGASVARALEKLSPSRATQFLAEQLQHVTWEGFRCYDLIFPLFLFIVGISTVYSLDKALASGSRGQVAARIVRRSLLLFALGVFYSGGLAKPWPDIALGGVLQRIAACYLAAALVYCLVRRPGALLGIAAALLIGYWALVTYVPFPDLQLDKEHVQKIAKEIGSERPHEIAQAVSARTSGLYEEGRNLTNYLDFLYLPGRKAQTYYINEGLLSTLPSIALPLLGMVAAMWLRCPHTSPGRKVLGLIAAGAVCALLGWGWSWQFPVIKRIWSSSFVLLAAGYSIWLLAAFYYLIDVRQWRTWCRPFVWIGCNAITLYIGSQLLGFPSIAARLVGGSVSQYLNTRVATGSGDVMVALVGLALVVLLARFLYVRKIFIRV; encoded by the coding sequence ATGGCTGAACAAGTCGCGCCCAACGAGGAAAGCACCCCCAGCGGGCAAGCAACGCCGCGGCTCGAAAGCGTTGACGCCTTGCGCGGCTTTGACATGTTGTGGATCATCGGCGGGGCGTCGGTGGCCCGGGCGCTCGAAAAGCTGTCGCCGAGCCGCGCGACGCAGTTCCTGGCCGAGCAGTTGCAGCACGTCACCTGGGAAGGGTTTCGCTGCTACGACCTGATCTTCCCGTTGTTTTTGTTCATCGTCGGCATCTCGACGGTCTATTCGCTCGACAAGGCCCTGGCCTCTGGCTCGCGCGGCCAGGTCGCCGCGCGGATCGTGCGCCGCAGCTTGCTGCTGTTTGCGCTCGGCGTGTTTTACTCGGGAGGGCTGGCCAAGCCCTGGCCCGACATCGCGCTCGGCGGCGTGTTGCAACGGATCGCGGCCTGTTACCTGGCGGCAGCGCTCGTCTATTGCCTGGTCCGCCGCCCGGGGGCCTTGCTCGGCATCGCCGCGGCGCTGCTGATTGGCTATTGGGCGCTCGTGACCTATGTGCCGTTTCCCGATTTGCAGCTCGACAAAGAGCACGTCCAGAAAATCGCCAAAGAGATCGGCTCCGAGCGACCGCACGAAATTGCCCAGGCGGTCAGCGCGCGTACCAGCGGCTTGTACGAAGAAGGACGCAACCTGACCAACTATCTCGACTTCTTATACCTGCCGGGGCGCAAGGCGCAGACCTATTACATCAACGAAGGGTTGCTCAGCACGCTGCCGTCGATTGCGTTGCCGCTGTTGGGCATGGTGGCGGCCATGTGGCTGAGGTGTCCACACACTTCGCCGGGTCGGAAAGTTCTGGGGCTGATCGCGGCGGGGGCTGTCTGTGCGCTGCTCGGCTGGGGGTGGAGTTGGCAGTTCCCGGTGATCAAGAGAATCTGGTCGTCGTCGTTCGTGTTGCTGGCGGCGGGTTACAGTATTTGGCTGCTGGCCGCGTTTTACTATTTGATCGACGTGCGGCAGTGGCGTACCTGGTGCCGGCCGTTCGTCTGGATTGGTTGCAACGCGATCACGCTTTACATCGGCTCGCAACTGTTGGGCTTTCCGTCGATCGCGGCGCGGCTGGTCGGCGGCAGCGTCAGCCAGTACCTGAACACGCGCGTCGCCACGGGCTCCGGCGATGTGATGGTCGCCTTGGTGGGGCTGGCGCTGGTCGTGCTGTTGGCGCGGTTTCTGTACGTGCGCAAGATTTTCATTCGCGTGTAG
- a CDS encoding Eco57I restriction-modification methylase domain-containing protein, protein MNGHNPDILTCLANLSADEVFTPPKLALAMLDSLPPELFRRPDTTFLDPVCKSGVFLREIARRLNDGLKDQLPDEQARVNHILTNQVFGLATSELTALLSRRSVYCSKKADGKYSVATTFTKADGNIRLPRTQHTWNGSGKCASCGANQGEYDRDETFEAYAYPFIHGIDPREVFKMKFDVIIGNPPYQLSDGGFGRSASPIYHQFVQQAKKLEPRYLTMVIPARWFAGGKGLDEFRESMLADDRTRSIDDFLTASDVFPGIGLKGGVCYFVWDRDNPGPCRVSTHFKDWPTSTATRSLVEEGVDVFIRFNEGLSVLEKVVSVETGSRQSLSLPSSKRFDRLVSSLRPFGLRTYFKGNSTESTGDVLVYRNGGKGYTPRDSIEVGTDLIDKWKVYVGRAAPGTGNKDTYPHRIISTPFIGEPGSISSETYLCIGPFDNRNQAESVLSYLSCRLTRFLILLHKPAQDTTRKVYTFVPTQVWTKQWTDKDLYERYALTATEIEFIEKIVRPMDVTGGATDEVIADVDDDE, encoded by the coding sequence ATGAACGGCCACAACCCGGACATCCTCACCTGCCTGGCGAACCTCAGTGCCGACGAGGTGTTTACGCCGCCCAAGTTGGCCTTGGCCATGCTCGACAGTCTGCCCCCCGAGTTGTTTCGCCGGCCCGACACGACGTTTCTCGATCCGGTCTGCAAGTCAGGCGTGTTTCTGCGCGAGATCGCCCGCCGGCTCAACGACGGTCTGAAAGATCAACTCCCCGACGAGCAAGCGCGCGTCAACCACATCCTGACCAACCAGGTCTTCGGATTGGCGACGAGCGAACTGACGGCTTTGCTCAGTCGCCGCAGCGTTTATTGCAGCAAGAAGGCCGACGGCAAGTACAGCGTCGCCACCACATTCACCAAGGCCGACGGCAACATTCGTCTGCCCCGAACGCAGCACACGTGGAATGGCAGCGGCAAGTGCGCGTCGTGCGGCGCGAACCAGGGGGAGTACGATCGCGACGAGACGTTCGAGGCCTACGCCTACCCGTTCATCCACGGCATCGATCCCAGGGAGGTATTCAAGATGAAGTTCGACGTGATCATCGGGAACCCGCCGTATCAGTTGAGCGACGGCGGCTTCGGCCGCAGCGCCTCGCCGATCTATCACCAGTTTGTGCAACAGGCAAAGAAATTGGAACCGCGATACCTGACGATGGTCATCCCGGCGCGATGGTTCGCGGGCGGTAAAGGTCTGGATGAATTCAGAGAATCAATGTTGGCCGACGATCGCACGCGCTCAATCGACGACTTTCTTACCGCATCAGACGTTTTCCCGGGGATTGGCCTAAAAGGCGGCGTTTGTTATTTCGTCTGGGACCGAGACAATCCAGGCCCCTGCCGAGTGTCGACGCACTTCAAGGACTGGCCCACTTCAACCGCAACTCGCTCGCTCGTTGAAGAAGGGGTCGACGTTTTCATCCGATTCAACGAAGGACTTTCCGTTCTTGAAAAGGTCGTTTCAGTTGAAACCGGTTCAAGGCAATCGCTGTCGTTGCCCTCAAGCAAGCGTTTCGACAGGCTCGTTAGTTCTTTAAGGCCATTTGGCCTCCGCACGTATTTTAAGGGGAATTCTACCGAATCGACTGGCGACGTCTTGGTCTATCGAAACGGCGGTAAAGGCTACACACCGAGAGACTCTATAGAGGTTGGCACTGACCTGATCGACAAGTGGAAAGTTTATGTCGGTCGCGCGGCACCCGGCACGGGAAACAAGGACACGTACCCGCACCGCATCATCAGCACGCCCTTCATCGGGGAGCCTGGGAGTATCTCTTCTGAGACTTACCTGTGTATTGGTCCTTTCGATAATCGAAATCAAGCTGAAAGCGTTTTGTCGTATCTGTCGTGCCGATTGACACGTTTTTTGATTCTCCTGCACAAGCCAGCGCAGGACACAACCCGTAAAGTCTACACCTTCGTTCCGACTCAAGTTTGGACCAAGCAGTGGACAGACAAAGACCTATACGAAAGATACGCATTGACGGCGACTGAGATTGAATTCATCGAGAAGATCGTACGCCCGATGGACGTCACGGGCGGTGCCACCGACGAGGTCATTGCCGACGTCG
- a CDS encoding Gfo/Idh/MocA family oxidoreductase produces MSKQSRRSFLKHSALGGVILGLSAKSYRSTFAAEAPSERVRVGMIGVGNQGGPKNNMKYFLKNIVAMCDLDQNYLAEAADFLKKQADLTATLTDDYRRVLDAKDVDAVVVTVPDQWHALMTIDACKAGKDVYCEKPLTLVIGEGRPMIDAARKYNRVVQTGTMQRSGREFKLAVELVQKGIVGKVHSINVTLPSPNWIARAGQPVPNSNPPAGFDYDRWLGPAPYRPYNKNHVHYLFRFYWDYSGGQQTNFGAHHLDIAQWGLGMDDSGPVSVEGTGVFNADGWYETPDTTDLKYTYANGVVMSCRQKLNTKGTDQGTEFIGDKGSLFVYRGGLKTNPPELLKDIEPLKVVNAQANQAHVDNFFDCVKSRAKPAADIGIGHRSATVCHLGNIAIRTGKKIQWDPQAETIVGDSEAAKWLTKEYRSPYRLS; encoded by the coding sequence ATGTCCAAGCAATCTCGGCGTTCGTTCTTGAAGCACTCGGCCTTGGGGGGCGTGATCCTCGGTCTGTCGGCCAAGAGCTACCGCTCGACGTTCGCCGCCGAAGCGCCCAGTGAGCGGGTGCGCGTGGGCATGATCGGCGTGGGGAACCAAGGCGGCCCCAAGAACAACATGAAGTACTTCCTCAAGAACATCGTCGCCATGTGCGACTTGGACCAGAACTACCTGGCCGAGGCGGCCGACTTCTTGAAGAAGCAAGCCGATCTGACCGCGACGCTGACCGACGACTATCGCCGCGTGCTCGACGCCAAGGACGTCGACGCCGTGGTGGTGACCGTGCCCGACCAGTGGCACGCGCTGATGACCATCGACGCCTGCAAGGCGGGCAAGGATGTCTACTGCGAAAAGCCGCTCACGCTGGTCATCGGCGAAGGGCGGCCGATGATCGACGCCGCGCGCAAGTACAACCGCGTGGTGCAAACCGGGACCATGCAGCGTAGCGGTCGTGAATTCAAGCTGGCCGTCGAGCTGGTGCAAAAGGGAATCGTCGGCAAGGTTCACTCGATCAACGTCACGCTGCCCAGCCCGAACTGGATTGCCCGCGCTGGCCAGCCCGTGCCGAACAGTAATCCTCCCGCGGGGTTCGACTATGACCGCTGGCTGGGCCCCGCGCCGTATCGGCCCTACAACAAGAACCACGTTCACTACCTGTTCCGCTTTTACTGGGACTACAGCGGCGGCCAGCAGACGAACTTCGGCGCGCACCACTTGGACATTGCGCAATGGGGCCTGGGCATGGACGACAGCGGCCCGGTCAGCGTCGAAGGGACAGGGGTCTTCAATGCGGACGGCTGGTACGAAACGCCCGACACGACCGATTTGAAGTACACCTATGCCAACGGCGTGGTAATGAGCTGTCGCCAGAAGCTGAACACCAAGGGCACCGACCAAGGGACCGAGTTCATCGGCGACAAGGGGAGCCTGTTCGTGTACCGCGGCGGGCTGAAGACCAATCCGCCCGAACTGCTCAAGGACATCGAGCCGCTCAAGGTCGTCAACGCCCAGGCCAACCAGGCCCACGTCGACAACTTCTTCGATTGCGTCAAGTCGCGAGCCAAGCCGGCGGCCGACATCGGCATTGGCCATCGCTCGGCCACGGTCTGTCACTTGGGCAATATCGCGATCCGCACGGGCAAGAAGATTCAGTGGGACCCCCAGGCCGAAACGATCGTCGGCGATTCCGAAGCCGCCAAGTGGCTGACCAAGGAATACCGCAGCCCGTATCGCCTGAGCTAG
- a CDS encoding response regulator → MSDAVNTPAISALEKPLTRQSLILRLTLSVAVLITCTAGLLGIAGYVFTRRVLVSEIQGRLTLVASTRQAALLNYLEQQKARVSLVASRTRLRELMTGRAAGEIGPDEFAAGVRPILADARKSLTLASEIKLVDRQGVVLASTREAAAEAPLLDDPDFRAGRQAPHIGEPRSQGPRFAQWATAPLLSSEGALSGVLVVVLDAKPLAEVLNDRTGLQQTGEVLVARSVGDHIQYLMRPELHELAAENVPATAASLRDESGFRETRDYRGHSVLVAYRPVGYGNWGMIAKLDAAEAYAPVAKLQRLLWALLAGTLLAGLVTSYALARQFSRPIVKLAEAEQALRTSEERARTIINAAYDAFVAMNPAGEIIDWNQQAEATFGWRRAEVLGRVLADVVIPPRYRDAHNQGLSRFLATGAGPVLNKRVEIAALHRDGREFPVELTISPIRLGDAWLFSAFVHDITERKRAESDLQRAKEEAVSATRAKSEFLANMSHEIRTPMNGLIGMTELTLNTELTAEQREFLDMVKLSADALLALLNDILDFSKIEAGKLELDPAPFELRDHLDDTMRTLALRAYGKGLELACRVPADVPDALVGDAGRLRQVIINLVGNAVKFTERGEIVVTVERSAVAASSAGAEVSPRENGLGSRLPGPTVELHVAVADTGIGIAADKQPQLFQAFTQADASTTRKYGGTGLGLAISRQLVEMMGGRMWVDSTPGVGSTFHFTVRFGVQTDARPKHQVDWDDIRDLPVLVVDDNATNRRILVEVLKQWGLRPLAVDGAEQALSELRHAAEHGHAYPLVLVDCMMPGMDGFALGEQVKQNPQLAQATLMMLSSALQPEYRTRSRSLGFAAYLNKPIKQSELLDTIMNNLRGAHLSRRPAAAPLEFQPRRPLRVLLAEDSLVNQKLAVRLMEKWGHQIVVANTGREALDAHEQQRFDLVLMDVQMPELDGFEATAALRQREQATGQHVPVIAMTAHAMKGDRERCLEAGMDAYVSKPIRPQELFDVIEETLAAAEAEPGR, encoded by the coding sequence ATGTCCGACGCCGTCAACACACCAGCGATCTCCGCGCTCGAGAAGCCGCTCACGCGACAGTCGCTCATTCTGCGGCTGACGCTCTCGGTGGCCGTGCTGATCACCTGCACGGCGGGGTTGCTGGGAATCGCGGGCTATGTTTTTACACGGCGGGTGCTGGTCAGCGAAATCCAAGGACGACTTACGCTCGTCGCCAGCACGCGTCAGGCCGCGCTGTTGAACTATCTTGAGCAGCAGAAAGCGCGCGTGAGCCTGGTTGCCAGTCGCACGCGGTTGCGCGAGCTGATGACAGGGCGCGCCGCCGGCGAGATCGGCCCCGACGAGTTCGCCGCGGGCGTGCGGCCCATTCTGGCCGACGCGCGGAAGAGCCTGACGCTGGCCAGCGAAATCAAACTGGTCGATCGCCAGGGAGTCGTCCTGGCCTCGACGCGCGAGGCGGCGGCCGAAGCCCCGTTGCTCGACGATCCCGACTTCCGCGCCGGGCGTCAGGCGCCCCATATTGGCGAGCCCCGCTCGCAAGGCCCGCGGTTCGCGCAGTGGGCCACCGCGCCGCTGTTGTCGAGCGAGGGAGCGCTGTCGGGGGTGTTGGTGGTGGTTCTCGATGCCAAGCCCCTGGCCGAGGTGCTGAACGATCGAACCGGGTTGCAGCAAACCGGCGAAGTGCTCGTGGCCCGGTCGGTCGGCGATCACATTCAGTATTTAATGCGCCCCGAATTGCACGAGTTGGCGGCCGAAAACGTGCCGGCCACCGCGGCGTCGCTCCGCGATGAATCGGGCTTTCGCGAAACGCGCGATTATCGGGGGCACTCCGTGCTGGTCGCTTATCGGCCGGTCGGCTATGGCAATTGGGGCATGATCGCCAAGCTCGACGCGGCCGAGGCGTACGCGCCGGTGGCCAAGTTGCAGCGGCTGCTGTGGGCGCTGCTGGCCGGCACGCTGTTGGCTGGCTTGGTCACTTCCTACGCGCTGGCTCGGCAGTTCTCGCGGCCCATCGTCAAGCTGGCCGAAGCGGAACAGGCGTTGCGAACGAGCGAGGAGCGGGCCCGCACCATCATCAACGCCGCGTACGACGCGTTTGTGGCCATGAACCCGGCCGGCGAGATCATCGACTGGAACCAACAAGCCGAGGCCACCTTTGGTTGGCGCCGCGCCGAGGTGCTGGGGCGCGTGCTGGCCGATGTGGTGATTCCGCCGCGCTACCGCGACGCCCACAATCAAGGGCTGTCGCGCTTCCTGGCCACCGGCGCAGGCCCGGTGTTGAACAAGCGCGTCGAGATCGCGGCGCTGCACCGTGACGGGCGCGAATTCCCGGTCGAACTGACCATCTCGCCGATTCGCCTGGGGGACGCCTGGTTGTTCAGCGCCTTTGTTCACGACATTACCGAACGGAAACGCGCCGAGTCCGACTTGCAACGAGCCAAGGAGGAGGCGGTATCGGCCACGCGCGCCAAGAGCGAGTTTTTGGCCAACATGAGCCATGAAATCCGCACGCCGATGAACGGCCTCATCGGCATGACCGAACTGACGCTCAACACCGAGTTGACGGCCGAGCAGCGCGAGTTTCTGGACATGGTCAAGCTGTCGGCCGACGCGCTGTTGGCGCTGTTGAACGACATTCTCGACTTTTCCAAGATCGAGGCTGGCAAGCTGGAGCTTGATCCCGCGCCGTTCGAGCTGCGCGACCATCTGGACGACACGATGCGGACGCTGGCGCTGCGCGCCTATGGCAAAGGTCTGGAGTTGGCCTGTCGCGTGCCGGCCGACGTTCCCGACGCGCTGGTGGGCGACGCCGGCCGCTTGCGGCAGGTGATCATCAACCTGGTGGGCAACGCCGTCAAGTTCACCGAACGGGGCGAAATCGTCGTCACCGTCGAACGCAGCGCGGTCGCGGCCTCGTCCGCCGGCGCCGAGGTTTCGCCTCGGGAAAATGGCCTCGGCTCGCGCTTGCCTGGGCCCACGGTCGAGCTCCACGTGGCGGTCGCTGACACCGGCATCGGCATCGCCGCGGACAAGCAGCCGCAACTGTTCCAAGCCTTTACCCAGGCCGACGCCTCGACCACGCGCAAGTACGGCGGCACGGGCCTGGGCTTGGCCATCTCGCGGCAACTGGTCGAGATGATGGGCGGACGGATGTGGGTCGACAGCACTCCCGGCGTGGGCAGCACGTTTCACTTTACGGTGCGCTTCGGCGTGCAAACCGACGCTCGACCGAAACACCAGGTCGACTGGGACGATATTCGCGACCTGCCGGTGCTGGTGGTCGATGACAACGCGACGAACCGCCGCATTCTGGTCGAGGTGCTCAAGCAATGGGGCTTGCGCCCCTTGGCGGTTGACGGCGCCGAGCAAGCGCTAAGTGAGCTGAGACATGCCGCCGAACACGGACACGCCTATCCGCTGGTGTTGGTCGATTGCATGATGCCCGGCATGGACGGCTTCGCGCTCGGCGAACAAGTGAAACAGAACCCTCAATTGGCGCAGGCAACCTTGATGATGCTTTCGTCGGCCCTGCAACCGGAGTATCGCACGCGGAGCCGATCGCTCGGCTTTGCCGCCTATTTGAACAAGCCCATCAAGCAGTCGGAGTTGCTCGACACGATTATGAACAATCTGCGCGGCGCGCATCTGTCGCGCCGGCCGGCGGCCGCGCCGCTTGAATTCCAGCCGCGCCGGCCGTTGCGGGTGCTGCTGGCCGAAGACAGCCTGGTGAATCAAAAGCTGGCGGTTCGACTGATGGAGAAATGGGGGCATCAGATCGTGGTGGCCAACACCGGGCGCGAGGCGCTCGATGCCCATGAGCAACAGCGCTTCGACCTGGTGTTGATGGACGTCCAGATGCCCGAGCTGGACGGCTTTGAAGCGACGGCGGCGCTGCGCCAGCGCGAACAAGCGACCGGCCAGCACGTGCCGGTCATCGCCATGACGGCCCACGCCATGAAGGGGGACCGCGAACGGTGTCTGGAAGCCGGCATGGACGCCTACGTTTCCAAGCCGATTCGGCCGCAAGAGCTGTTCGACGTGATCGAGGAGACGCTGGCCGCCGCGGAAGCGGAACCTGGACGCTGA